The Papio anubis isolate 15944 chromosome 1, Panubis1.0, whole genome shotgun sequence genome window below encodes:
- the NADK gene encoding NAD kinase isoform X1: protein MEMEQEKMTMNKELSSDAAAYCCSACHGDETWSYNHPIRGRAKSRSLSASPALGSTKEFRRTRSLHGPCPVTTFGPKACVLQNPQTIMHIQDPASQRLTWNKSPKSVLVIKKMRDASLLQPFKELCTHLMEENNMIVYVEKKVLEDPAIASDESFGAVKKKFCTFREDYDDISNQIDFIICLGGDGTLLYASSLFQGSVPPVMAFHLGSLGFLTPFSFENFQSQVTQVIEGNAAVVLRSRLKVRVVKELRGKKTAVHNGLGENGSRAAGLDMDVGKQAMQYQVLNEVVIDRGPSSYLSNVDVYLDGHLITTVQGDGVIVSTPTGSTAYAAAAGASMIHPNVPAIMITPICPHSLSFRPIVVPAGVELKVRANDAPFPIMLSPEARNTAWVSFDGRKRQEIRHGDRRLLSRPSISITTSCYPLPSICVRDPVSDWFESLAQCLHWNVRKKQAHFEEEEEEEEEGEG from the exons ATGGAAATGGAACAAGAAAAAATGACCATGAATAAGGAATTGAGCTCAGACGCGGCTGCGTACTGCTGCTCGGCCTGCCACGGCGACGAGACCTGGAGTTACAACCACCCCATCCGGGGCCGGGCCAAGTCTCGCAGCCTGTCTGCCTCGCCTGCCCTGGGAAGCACCAAGGAGTTCAG GAGGACACGCTCTCTCCATGGGCCATGCCCGGTGACCACTTTTGGACCAAAGGCCTGCGTGCTGCAGAACCCCCAGACCATCAT GCACATTCAGGACCCTGCAAGCCAGCGGCTGACGTGGAACAAGTCTCCGAAGAGCGTCCTTGTCATCAAGAAGATGAGAGACGCCAGCCTACTGCAGCCGTTCAAGGAGCTCTGCACGCACCTCATGGAG GAGAACAACATGATCGTGTATGTGGAAAAGAAAGTGCTGGAAGACCCTGCCATCGCCAGCGATGAAAGCTTTGGGGCAGTGAAGAAGAAATTCTGTACCTTTCGAGAAG ATTATGATGACATTTCCAATCAGATAGACTTCATCATCTGCCTGGGGGGAGACGGGACGCTGCTGTACGCTTCCTCGCTTTTCCAG GGCAGCGTCCCTCCGGTCATGGCCTTCCACCTGGGCTCCCTGGGCTTCCTGACCCCGTTCAGCTTTGAGAACTTTCAGTCCCAAGTTACTCAGGTGATAGAGG GAAACGCAGCTGTTGTTCTCCGGAGCCGGCTGAAGGTCAGGGTGGTGAAGGAGCTCCGGGGGAAGAAGACAGCGGTGCACAACGGGCTGGGTGAAAATGGCTCACGGGCTGCGGGCCTGGACATGGATGTCGGGAAGCAGGCCATGCAGTACCAG GTCCTGAATGAGGTGGTGATTGACAGAGGCCCCTCCTCCTACCTGTCCAACGTGGATGTCTACCTGGACGGACACCTCATCACCACGGTGCAGGGCGATG GAGTGATCGTGTCCACCCCGACGGGCAGCACGGCGTATGCGGCCGCGGCCGGGGCCTCCATGATCCACCCCAACGTGCCGGCCATCATGATCACGCCCATCTGCCCCCACTCGCTGTCCTTCCGGCCCATCGTGGTCCCCGCAGGGGTCGAGCTGAAGGTCAGAGCCAACGACGCTCCTTTTCCG ATCATGCTGTCACCTGAAGCAAGGAACACAGCATGGGTGTCCTTCGATGGACGGAAGAGACAAGAGATCCGCCACGGAGACAG GCGGCTGCTCTCCCGCCCCAGCATCAGCATCACTACCTCATGCTACCCGCTCCCCTCCATCTGCGTGCGGGACCCCGTGAGCGACTGGTTTGAGAGCCTCGCGCAGTGCCTGCACTGGAACGTCCGGAAGAAGCAAGCCCACttcgaggaggaggaggaggaggaggaggagggggagggctAG
- the NADK gene encoding NAD kinase isoform X6, with protein sequence MHIQDPASQRLTWNKSPKSVLVIKKMRDASLLQPFKELCTHLMEENNMIVYVEKKVLEDPAIASDESFGAVKKKFCTFREDYDDISNQIDFIICLGGDGTLLYASSLFQGSVPPVMAFHLGSLGFLTPFSFENFQSQVTQVIEGNAAVVLRSRLKVRVVKELRGKKTAVHNGLGENGSRAAGLDMDVGKQAMQYQVLNEVVIDRGPSSYLSNVDVYLDGHLITTVQGDGVIVSTPTGSTAYAAAAGASMIHPNVPAIMITPICPHSLSFRPIVVPAGVELKVRANDAPFPIMLSPEARNTAWVSFDGRKRQEIRHGDRRLLSRPSISITTSCYPLPSICVRDPVSDWFESLAQCLHWNVRKKQAHFEEEEEEEEEGEG encoded by the exons AT GCACATTCAGGACCCTGCAAGCCAGCGGCTGACGTGGAACAAGTCTCCGAAGAGCGTCCTTGTCATCAAGAAGATGAGAGACGCCAGCCTACTGCAGCCGTTCAAGGAGCTCTGCACGCACCTCATGGAG GAGAACAACATGATCGTGTATGTGGAAAAGAAAGTGCTGGAAGACCCTGCCATCGCCAGCGATGAAAGCTTTGGGGCAGTGAAGAAGAAATTCTGTACCTTTCGAGAAG ATTATGATGACATTTCCAATCAGATAGACTTCATCATCTGCCTGGGGGGAGACGGGACGCTGCTGTACGCTTCCTCGCTTTTCCAG GGCAGCGTCCCTCCGGTCATGGCCTTCCACCTGGGCTCCCTGGGCTTCCTGACCCCGTTCAGCTTTGAGAACTTTCAGTCCCAAGTTACTCAGGTGATAGAGG GAAACGCAGCTGTTGTTCTCCGGAGCCGGCTGAAGGTCAGGGTGGTGAAGGAGCTCCGGGGGAAGAAGACAGCGGTGCACAACGGGCTGGGTGAAAATGGCTCACGGGCTGCGGGCCTGGACATGGATGTCGGGAAGCAGGCCATGCAGTACCAG GTCCTGAATGAGGTGGTGATTGACAGAGGCCCCTCCTCCTACCTGTCCAACGTGGATGTCTACCTGGACGGACACCTCATCACCACGGTGCAGGGCGATG GAGTGATCGTGTCCACCCCGACGGGCAGCACGGCGTATGCGGCCGCGGCCGGGGCCTCCATGATCCACCCCAACGTGCCGGCCATCATGATCACGCCCATCTGCCCCCACTCGCTGTCCTTCCGGCCCATCGTGGTCCCCGCAGGGGTCGAGCTGAAGGTCAGAGCCAACGACGCTCCTTTTCCG ATCATGCTGTCACCTGAAGCAAGGAACACAGCATGGGTGTCCTTCGATGGACGGAAGAGACAAGAGATCCGCCACGGAGACAG GCGGCTGCTCTCCCGCCCCAGCATCAGCATCACTACCTCATGCTACCCGCTCCCCTCCATCTGCGTGCGGGACCCCGTGAGCGACTGGTTTGAGAGCCTCGCGCAGTGCCTGCACTGGAACGTCCGGAAGAAGCAAGCCCACttcgaggaggaggaggaggaggaggaggagggggagggctAG
- the NADK gene encoding NAD kinase isoform X2, translated as MEMEQEKMTMNKELSSDAAAYCCSACHGDETWSYNHPIRGRAKSRSLSASPALGSTKEFRRTRSLHGPCPVTTFGPKACVLQNPQTIMHIQDPASQRLTWNKSPKSVLVIKKMRDASLLQPFKELCTHLMEENNMIVYVEKKVLEDPAIASDESFGAVKKKFCTFREDYDDISNQIDFIICLGGDGTLLYASSLFQGSVPPVMAFHLGSLGFLTPFSFENFQSQVTQVIEGNAAVVLRSRLKVRVVKELRGKKTAVHNGLGENGSRAAGLDMDVGKQAMQYQVLNEVVIDRGPSSYLSNVDVYLDGHLITTVQGDGVIVSTPTGSTAYAAAAGASMIHPNVPAIMITPICPHSLSFRPIVVPAGVELKVRANDAPFPIMLSPEARNTAWVSFDGRKRQEIRHGDSISITTSCYPLPSICVRDPVSDWFESLAQCLHWNVRKKQAHFEEEEEEEEEGEG; from the exons ATGGAAATGGAACAAGAAAAAATGACCATGAATAAGGAATTGAGCTCAGACGCGGCTGCGTACTGCTGCTCGGCCTGCCACGGCGACGAGACCTGGAGTTACAACCACCCCATCCGGGGCCGGGCCAAGTCTCGCAGCCTGTCTGCCTCGCCTGCCCTGGGAAGCACCAAGGAGTTCAG GAGGACACGCTCTCTCCATGGGCCATGCCCGGTGACCACTTTTGGACCAAAGGCCTGCGTGCTGCAGAACCCCCAGACCATCAT GCACATTCAGGACCCTGCAAGCCAGCGGCTGACGTGGAACAAGTCTCCGAAGAGCGTCCTTGTCATCAAGAAGATGAGAGACGCCAGCCTACTGCAGCCGTTCAAGGAGCTCTGCACGCACCTCATGGAG GAGAACAACATGATCGTGTATGTGGAAAAGAAAGTGCTGGAAGACCCTGCCATCGCCAGCGATGAAAGCTTTGGGGCAGTGAAGAAGAAATTCTGTACCTTTCGAGAAG ATTATGATGACATTTCCAATCAGATAGACTTCATCATCTGCCTGGGGGGAGACGGGACGCTGCTGTACGCTTCCTCGCTTTTCCAG GGCAGCGTCCCTCCGGTCATGGCCTTCCACCTGGGCTCCCTGGGCTTCCTGACCCCGTTCAGCTTTGAGAACTTTCAGTCCCAAGTTACTCAGGTGATAGAGG GAAACGCAGCTGTTGTTCTCCGGAGCCGGCTGAAGGTCAGGGTGGTGAAGGAGCTCCGGGGGAAGAAGACAGCGGTGCACAACGGGCTGGGTGAAAATGGCTCACGGGCTGCGGGCCTGGACATGGATGTCGGGAAGCAGGCCATGCAGTACCAG GTCCTGAATGAGGTGGTGATTGACAGAGGCCCCTCCTCCTACCTGTCCAACGTGGATGTCTACCTGGACGGACACCTCATCACCACGGTGCAGGGCGATG GAGTGATCGTGTCCACCCCGACGGGCAGCACGGCGTATGCGGCCGCGGCCGGGGCCTCCATGATCCACCCCAACGTGCCGGCCATCATGATCACGCCCATCTGCCCCCACTCGCTGTCCTTCCGGCCCATCGTGGTCCCCGCAGGGGTCGAGCTGAAGGTCAGAGCCAACGACGCTCCTTTTCCG ATCATGCTGTCACCTGAAGCAAGGAACACAGCATGGGTGTCCTTCGATGGACGGAAGAGACAAGAGATCCGCCACGGAGACAG CATCAGCATCACTACCTCATGCTACCCGCTCCCCTCCATCTGCGTGCGGGACCCCGTGAGCGACTGGTTTGAGAGCCTCGCGCAGTGCCTGCACTGGAACGTCCGGAAGAAGCAAGCCCACttcgaggaggaggaggaggaggaggaggagggggagggctAG
- the NADK gene encoding NAD kinase isoform X3, translating into MEMEQEKMTMNKELSSDAAAYCCSACHGDETWSYNHPIRGRAKSRSLSASPALGSTKEFRRTRSLHGPCPVTTFGPKACVLQNPQTIMHIQDPASQRLTWNKSPKSVLVIKKMRDASLLQPFKELCTHLMEENNMIVYVEKKVLEDPAIASDESFGAVKKKFCTFREDYDDISNQIDFIICLGGDGTLLYASSLFQGSVPPVMAFHLGSLGFLTPFSFENFQSQVTQVIEGNAAVVLRSRLKVRVVKELRGKKTAVHNGLGENGSRAAGLDMDVGKQAMQYQVLNEVVIDRGPSSYLSNVDVYLDGHLITTVQGDGVIVSTPTGSTAYAAAAGASMIHPNVPAIMITPICPHSLSFRPIVVPAGVELKIMLSPEARNTAWVSFDGRKRQEIRHGDRRLLSRPSISITTSCYPLPSICVRDPVSDWFESLAQCLHWNVRKKQAHFEEEEEEEEEGEG; encoded by the exons ATGGAAATGGAACAAGAAAAAATGACCATGAATAAGGAATTGAGCTCAGACGCGGCTGCGTACTGCTGCTCGGCCTGCCACGGCGACGAGACCTGGAGTTACAACCACCCCATCCGGGGCCGGGCCAAGTCTCGCAGCCTGTCTGCCTCGCCTGCCCTGGGAAGCACCAAGGAGTTCAG GAGGACACGCTCTCTCCATGGGCCATGCCCGGTGACCACTTTTGGACCAAAGGCCTGCGTGCTGCAGAACCCCCAGACCATCAT GCACATTCAGGACCCTGCAAGCCAGCGGCTGACGTGGAACAAGTCTCCGAAGAGCGTCCTTGTCATCAAGAAGATGAGAGACGCCAGCCTACTGCAGCCGTTCAAGGAGCTCTGCACGCACCTCATGGAG GAGAACAACATGATCGTGTATGTGGAAAAGAAAGTGCTGGAAGACCCTGCCATCGCCAGCGATGAAAGCTTTGGGGCAGTGAAGAAGAAATTCTGTACCTTTCGAGAAG ATTATGATGACATTTCCAATCAGATAGACTTCATCATCTGCCTGGGGGGAGACGGGACGCTGCTGTACGCTTCCTCGCTTTTCCAG GGCAGCGTCCCTCCGGTCATGGCCTTCCACCTGGGCTCCCTGGGCTTCCTGACCCCGTTCAGCTTTGAGAACTTTCAGTCCCAAGTTACTCAGGTGATAGAGG GAAACGCAGCTGTTGTTCTCCGGAGCCGGCTGAAGGTCAGGGTGGTGAAGGAGCTCCGGGGGAAGAAGACAGCGGTGCACAACGGGCTGGGTGAAAATGGCTCACGGGCTGCGGGCCTGGACATGGATGTCGGGAAGCAGGCCATGCAGTACCAG GTCCTGAATGAGGTGGTGATTGACAGAGGCCCCTCCTCCTACCTGTCCAACGTGGATGTCTACCTGGACGGACACCTCATCACCACGGTGCAGGGCGATG GAGTGATCGTGTCCACCCCGACGGGCAGCACGGCGTATGCGGCCGCGGCCGGGGCCTCCATGATCCACCCCAACGTGCCGGCCATCATGATCACGCCCATCTGCCCCCACTCGCTGTCCTTCCGGCCCATCGTGGTCCCCGCAGGGGTCGAGCTGAAG ATCATGCTGTCACCTGAAGCAAGGAACACAGCATGGGTGTCCTTCGATGGACGGAAGAGACAAGAGATCCGCCACGGAGACAG GCGGCTGCTCTCCCGCCCCAGCATCAGCATCACTACCTCATGCTACCCGCTCCCCTCCATCTGCGTGCGGGACCCCGTGAGCGACTGGTTTGAGAGCCTCGCGCAGTGCCTGCACTGGAACGTCCGGAAGAAGCAAGCCCACttcgaggaggaggaggaggaggaggaggagggggagggctAG
- the NADK gene encoding NAD kinase isoform X4: MEMEQEKMTMNKELSSDAAAYCCSACHGDETWSYNHPIRGRAKSRSLSASPALGSTKEFRRTRSLHGPCPVTTFGPKACVLQNPQTIMHIQDPASQRLTWNKSPKSVLVIKKMRDASLLQPFKELCTHLMEENNMIVYVEKKVLEDPAIASDESFGAVKKKFCTFREDYDDISNQIDFIICLGGDGTLLYASSLFQGSVPPVMAFHLGSLGFLTPFSFENFQSQVTQVIEGNAAVVLRSRLKVRVVKELRGKKTAVHNGLGENGSRAAGLDMDVGKQAMQYQVLNEVVIDRGPSSYLSNVDVYLDGHLITTVQGDGVIVSTPTGSTAYAAAAGASMIHPNVPAIMITPICPHSLSFRPIVVPAGVELKIMLSPEARNTAWVSFDGRKRQEIRHGDSISITTSCYPLPSICVRDPVSDWFESLAQCLHWNVRKKQAHFEEEEEEEEEGEG; encoded by the exons ATGGAAATGGAACAAGAAAAAATGACCATGAATAAGGAATTGAGCTCAGACGCGGCTGCGTACTGCTGCTCGGCCTGCCACGGCGACGAGACCTGGAGTTACAACCACCCCATCCGGGGCCGGGCCAAGTCTCGCAGCCTGTCTGCCTCGCCTGCCCTGGGAAGCACCAAGGAGTTCAG GAGGACACGCTCTCTCCATGGGCCATGCCCGGTGACCACTTTTGGACCAAAGGCCTGCGTGCTGCAGAACCCCCAGACCATCAT GCACATTCAGGACCCTGCAAGCCAGCGGCTGACGTGGAACAAGTCTCCGAAGAGCGTCCTTGTCATCAAGAAGATGAGAGACGCCAGCCTACTGCAGCCGTTCAAGGAGCTCTGCACGCACCTCATGGAG GAGAACAACATGATCGTGTATGTGGAAAAGAAAGTGCTGGAAGACCCTGCCATCGCCAGCGATGAAAGCTTTGGGGCAGTGAAGAAGAAATTCTGTACCTTTCGAGAAG ATTATGATGACATTTCCAATCAGATAGACTTCATCATCTGCCTGGGGGGAGACGGGACGCTGCTGTACGCTTCCTCGCTTTTCCAG GGCAGCGTCCCTCCGGTCATGGCCTTCCACCTGGGCTCCCTGGGCTTCCTGACCCCGTTCAGCTTTGAGAACTTTCAGTCCCAAGTTACTCAGGTGATAGAGG GAAACGCAGCTGTTGTTCTCCGGAGCCGGCTGAAGGTCAGGGTGGTGAAGGAGCTCCGGGGGAAGAAGACAGCGGTGCACAACGGGCTGGGTGAAAATGGCTCACGGGCTGCGGGCCTGGACATGGATGTCGGGAAGCAGGCCATGCAGTACCAG GTCCTGAATGAGGTGGTGATTGACAGAGGCCCCTCCTCCTACCTGTCCAACGTGGATGTCTACCTGGACGGACACCTCATCACCACGGTGCAGGGCGATG GAGTGATCGTGTCCACCCCGACGGGCAGCACGGCGTATGCGGCCGCGGCCGGGGCCTCCATGATCCACCCCAACGTGCCGGCCATCATGATCACGCCCATCTGCCCCCACTCGCTGTCCTTCCGGCCCATCGTGGTCCCCGCAGGGGTCGAGCTGAAG ATCATGCTGTCACCTGAAGCAAGGAACACAGCATGGGTGTCCTTCGATGGACGGAAGAGACAAGAGATCCGCCACGGAGACAG CATCAGCATCACTACCTCATGCTACCCGCTCCCCTCCATCTGCGTGCGGGACCCCGTGAGCGACTGGTTTGAGAGCCTCGCGCAGTGCCTGCACTGGAACGTCCGGAAGAAGCAAGCCCACttcgaggaggaggaggaggaggaggaggagggggagggctAG
- the NADK gene encoding NAD kinase isoform X5 has translation MEMEQEKMTMNKELSSDAAAYCCSACHGDETWSYNHPIRGRAKSRSLSASPALGSTKEFRRTRSLHGPCPVTTFGPKACVLQNPQTIMHIQDPASQRLTWNKSPKSVLVIKKMRDASLLQPFKELCTHLMEENNMIVYVEKKVLEDPAIASDESFGAVKKKFCTFREDYDDISNQIDFIICLGGDGTLLYASSLFQGSVPPVMAFHLGSLGFLTPFSFENFQSQVTQVIEGNAAVVLRSRLKVRVVKELRGKKTAVHNGLGENGSRAAGLDMDVGKQAMQYQVLNEVVIDRGPSSYLSNVDVYLDGHLITTVQGDGVIVSTPTGSTAYAAAAGASMIHPNVPAIMITPICPHSLSFRPIVVPAGVELKHQHHYLMLPAPLHLRAGPRERLV, from the exons ATGGAAATGGAACAAGAAAAAATGACCATGAATAAGGAATTGAGCTCAGACGCGGCTGCGTACTGCTGCTCGGCCTGCCACGGCGACGAGACCTGGAGTTACAACCACCCCATCCGGGGCCGGGCCAAGTCTCGCAGCCTGTCTGCCTCGCCTGCCCTGGGAAGCACCAAGGAGTTCAG GAGGACACGCTCTCTCCATGGGCCATGCCCGGTGACCACTTTTGGACCAAAGGCCTGCGTGCTGCAGAACCCCCAGACCATCAT GCACATTCAGGACCCTGCAAGCCAGCGGCTGACGTGGAACAAGTCTCCGAAGAGCGTCCTTGTCATCAAGAAGATGAGAGACGCCAGCCTACTGCAGCCGTTCAAGGAGCTCTGCACGCACCTCATGGAG GAGAACAACATGATCGTGTATGTGGAAAAGAAAGTGCTGGAAGACCCTGCCATCGCCAGCGATGAAAGCTTTGGGGCAGTGAAGAAGAAATTCTGTACCTTTCGAGAAG ATTATGATGACATTTCCAATCAGATAGACTTCATCATCTGCCTGGGGGGAGACGGGACGCTGCTGTACGCTTCCTCGCTTTTCCAG GGCAGCGTCCCTCCGGTCATGGCCTTCCACCTGGGCTCCCTGGGCTTCCTGACCCCGTTCAGCTTTGAGAACTTTCAGTCCCAAGTTACTCAGGTGATAGAGG GAAACGCAGCTGTTGTTCTCCGGAGCCGGCTGAAGGTCAGGGTGGTGAAGGAGCTCCGGGGGAAGAAGACAGCGGTGCACAACGGGCTGGGTGAAAATGGCTCACGGGCTGCGGGCCTGGACATGGATGTCGGGAAGCAGGCCATGCAGTACCAG GTCCTGAATGAGGTGGTGATTGACAGAGGCCCCTCCTCCTACCTGTCCAACGTGGATGTCTACCTGGACGGACACCTCATCACCACGGTGCAGGGCGATG GAGTGATCGTGTCCACCCCGACGGGCAGCACGGCGTATGCGGCCGCGGCCGGGGCCTCCATGATCCACCCCAACGTGCCGGCCATCATGATCACGCCCATCTGCCCCCACTCGCTGTCCTTCCGGCCCATCGTGGTCCCCGCAGGGGTCGAGCTGAAG CATCAGCATCACTACCTCATGCTACCCGCTCCCCTCCATCTGCGTGCGGGACCCCGTGAGCGACTGGTTTGA